From one Macaca nemestrina isolate mMacNem1 chromosome 3, mMacNem.hap1, whole genome shotgun sequence genomic stretch:
- the LOC105463490 gene encoding tigger transposable element-derived protein 4, translating into MAEASADASTLPVTVKKKKSLSIEEKIDIINAVESGKKKAEIAAEYGIKKNSLSSIMKNKDKVLEAFESLRFDPKRKRLRTAFYTDLEEALMRWYRIAQCLNVPVNGPMLRLKANDFAQKLGHNDFKCSNGWLDRFKSRYGLVFRAQPVEATGVSVDPSTVWYQNVLPYYLNDYHPKNVFNIKETGLLYRMLPTNTFAFKGETCSVGKLCKDRITLVVGTNMDGSEKLPLLVIGKKRNPHCFKGLKSLPVCYEANRMAWMTSDVFEQWMRKLDEKFQAQQRRVVIFVESFPAHPEVKNLKSIELAFFPSCLSSKCIAMKQGIIKSLKIKYRHCLIKKFLSSVEGSKEFTFSLLDAVDTLHLCWRAVTPETIVKSYEEAGFKSQKGESDVTSAEKDTGLDLVADAVGAGVEFPEGLSIEEYAALDDDLETCEAAPNGDSVCTKESKSDETGFYTSDEEDDDGSPGTELPSPSKSEAITALDTLKKFLRSQDMNDGLQNSLADLENFINSLSTK; encoded by the coding sequence ATGGCAGAAGCTTCTGCAGATGCCTCAACTCTGCCTGTaacagtgaagaaaaagaaaagcctatcCATTGAGGAAAAGATCGACATCATAAATGCAGTGGAAAGTGGCAAGAAAAAAGCAGAGATTGCTGCTGAatatggaataaagaaaaattcattgTCTTCTATTATGAAGAATAAAGACAAAGTTCTAGAAGCCTTTGAATCTCTAAGATTTGatccaaagagaaaaagactgagaACTGCTTTTTATACAGATCTGGAAGAGGCATTAATGAGATGGTATCGAATTGCTCAGTGTCTAAATGTACCAGTTAATGGTCCGATGTTACGTCTAAAAGCTAATGATTTTGCCCAGAAACTGGGCCATAATGATTTTAAGTGCAGTAATGGTTGGCTGGATCGTTTTAAATCCAGGTATGGTTTAGTATTCAGAGCTCAACCTGTAGAAGCTACAGGTGTATCAGTAGACCCTTCGACTGTCTGGTACCAAAATGTACTTCCTTATTATTTAAATGATTATCatcctaaaaatgtttttaatataaaagagacTGGGCTGCTTTATCGAATGTTACCTACCAATACATTTGCATTTAAAGGTGAAACATGTTCAGTTGGAAAGTTATGCAAAGACAGAATAACTCTGGTGGTTGGCACAAACATGGATGGCTCAGAGAAACTTCCTTTGCTTGTAattggaaaaaagagaaatccaCATTGTTTCAAAGGTTTAAAATCATTACCTGTGTGTTATGAAGCTAACAGAATGGCATGGATGACCTCAGATGTATTTGAACAATGGATGCGAAAGCTTGATGAGAAATTTCAAGCCCAGCAACGAAGAGTGGTGATTTTTGTTGAGTCTTTTCCAGCACATCCAGAGGTAAAGAACCTGAAGTCTATTGAGTTAGCATTCTTTCCATCATGTTTATCTTCCAAATGTATAGCTATGAAACAAGGCATTATTAAAAGCCTTAAAATCAAATATCGACACTGTCTTATCAAGAAATTTTTAAGCTCTGTTGAAGGTAGCaaagaatttacattttcactGCTAGATGCAGTTGATACATTGCATCTTTGCTGGAGGGCTGTAACCCCAGAGACTATTGTTAAAAGCTATGAAGAGGCAGGATTCAAATCTCAAAAAGGAGAAAGTGACGTAACAAGTGCAGAGAAGGATACTGGTCTGGATTTGGTTGCTGATGCTGTGGGGGCAGGAGTAGAATTTCCTGAAGGTTTATCTATAGAAGAGTATGCTGCCCTGGATGACGATTTGGAGACGTGTGAAGCAGCACCAAATGGTGATTCCGTATGTACCAAAGAAAGTAAATCAGATGAAACTGGATTTTACACTTCTGATGAAGAGGATGATGATGGATCTCCAGGAACTGAACTCCCTTCACCATCAAAATCTGAGGCAATAACTGCTTTAGATACTCTGAAAAAATTTCTTAGAAGTCAAGATATGAATGACGGACTTCAGAATTCTTTAGCAGACCTGGAAAATTTTATTAACTCTTTATCAACTAAGTAA